In Sandaracinaceae bacterium, the genomic window CGCGCCCGCGCCACCGAGGCCGCCGCGCTCGCCGCTCACCGGGCCTCCTTGGCGCGCTTTGCCCCCGTCCTGTCGGCCGCCGCCGAGCTGCAGAGCCACCGCTCCCGGCTCGTCGACGGAAGCCACGGGGAGAGCTGGACGGTGGGTCTGGTGCTGCAAGTCAACCTGTTCAACGGCCTGCGCGACCTCGCCCAGCGCCGCGCCACCGAGGCCGACCTGGACGCTGTCCACGCCAGCCGCGCGAGCGCCGAGTCCGCGGTGCGCCTCCGCATCCGGCAGGCCGAGCTCTCCCTCGAGGCGAGCGAGGCCCGGCTCACCGTCGCCGCCCGCTCCGTCGAGGTGGCGCGTGCAGCCAGCGAGCTCGCCCGGCGCCACCTGGAGCGGGGCATGAGCGACGCGGCCACGCTCGTGCGCAGCGAGGCAGCTCTGTTGGACGCCGAGCTCAACCTGCTCGCCGCCCGCCACGCCCGTGAGCTCGCGCGCATCGAGCTGGGCGTCGCCCTCGGTCGAACCTCCGTCACCCAAGAAGAGGTGTCCCCATGAACCCCACGCATCCCACGAAGTCGATGAAGCCCATGTCGTCCCTAGTCCCTCGTACGTTCCTCGCGCCCTCCTCGCTCGCCCTCGTCGCGCTGTTCGCTCTCGGCTGCGGCTCGGCGCAGGCCGACGCGCCCGAGCACGGCGGCGGTGAGCCAGACGCGGTGTCGGTGCAGGTCGCCCAAGCCACGGAGGGTCCGGTCGCGGCCTCCTACACGGGCACGGGCACGGTCCGCGGGCTCAACACCGCCACCCTCACCAGCCGCATGATGGGCTACGTCCGCACGCTCGACGCGACCGTGGGCCAGCGCGTCACGCGCGGACAGCTGCTGGCCACGCTGGACGACGCCGACCCCCGCGCCGGGCTGCTTCAGGCCCGCGCCGGCACGCTCGAGGCCGAAGCCGCGCGCGTGCAGTATGCGCAGCAGGCGGATGCGGCCGAGGCCGACCTCCGGCTGGCGCGCACCACCCACGAGCGCATCCAAGCGCTGGCCGCCGAGCGCGCCGTGCCCCAGCAGCGCGCCGACGAAGCCGCAGCCGCGCTCCGCGCCGCCGAGGCCCGGTTCGCCGCGAGCCAGTCCGGCATGAACCGCGCTTCGTCACGCATCGCCCAGAGCCAGGCCATGGTCCAGAGCGCGCGCAACGCCCTCGAGTACACGCGCGTCCGCGCTCCGTTCGACGGGGTGGTGCTCGCCCGCCCAGCGCAGGTGGGCGACCTGAGCGCCCCCGGCATGCCCCTCTACATCCTGGAGCAAGACGGCGGACGGCGCGTCGAGGTGGCCCTCCCCGAGTCGATGGTGGGTACGGTCTCCGTGGGTCAGGCCGTCACCGTGCGCGTGGAGGCCGCCGAACGTGTCCTGACGGGCACCGTCGGCGAGGTATCGCCGCTGGTCGACCCCGCCGCGCGCGCGTTCATGGTCAAGGTGGACCTGCCCGCGGACGCGCTCGACGGCGTCGACCCGGGGATGTTCGCCCGTGTGCTGTTCCCGCGGCCCGCCGAGGTGCGGCTGACCGTGCCCCGCGCCGCCGTCTCCGCGCGGGCGTCCCTCGACCGCGTGTTCGTGGTGAACGACGACGTCGCCGAGCTGCGCCTGGTGACCCTGGGTGCAGCCGTGGACGACGAGGTGGCGGTGCTGTCCGGCCTGTCGCCAGGTGAGACGGTGGTCGTGGATGCCCCCGCGACGCTGCGTGACCGTGACCATGTGGAGGTGCGCCCATGAGCTCCGAGCAGCCCAAGTCCGGCATGGCCGGCCGCCTCGCCGGCGCGTTCATCGGCAACAAGCTGACCCCGGTGCTCATCGTCAGCGCCGTCGCGCTCGGCGCCTTCGCCGTGCAGCTGCTCCCGCGCGAGGAGGAGCCACAGATCAAGGTCCCGATGGTGGACATCTTCATCGGCATGCCGGGCGCCACCGCCCGCGAGGTGGAGCAGCGCGTCTCGTCCCCCGTCGAGCGCCTGGTGCAAGAGGTGCCGGAGGTGGAGTACGTCTACTCCACCTCGAGCCCCGGTCAGAGCCTGGTCATCGCGCGCTTCCGCGTCGGGGCCAGCGAGGAGGACGCCATCCTGCGCGTGCGCGACCACCTCGCGGCGCACGCCGACCGACTGCCCAGCGAGGCCACTGCGCCCCTCATCCGGCCACGCTTCATCGACGACGTGCCCGTGCTGGCCGTCACGCTGTTCAGCGAGCGCTACGACAGCGCCCAGCTGCGCCGCGTGGCGGACGAGCTGCGCGCCGAGCTGAAGCAGGTCCCGGACGTGACGGAAGTGCAGGTCATCGGTGGCGAGGCGCGCGAGGTACGCGTGCTGATCGACCCCGAGCGCCTCGGCGCGCGCGGCCTGTCGCCGCTCGCCATCACGCAGGCGCTCGCATCGCAGAACGCGCGCATGCCGGCGGGGTCCGTCGCCGAGGGCGGGCGCGAGCTGCTGATCGAGACGGGCGCGGCGCTCGAGAACGCAGACCAGGTGCGCAGCGTCGTCGTCGGCGCCTGGGAGGGACGCCCCGTGTACCTGCGCGACGTGGCCGAGGTCGTGGACGGCGGGGCCGAACCTGCCTCGTACGTGCGCTTCGGCGCAGGCGCTGCGGCCGAGCACGACGAAGTAGCCGCCCGCGCAGGAGAGAGTGAGTGGCCCGCCGTGACCCTCGCCATTGCCAAGCGCGAGGGCACGAACGCGGTCGCGGTGGTGAGCGCCGTGATGGCGCGCCTCGAGACCCTGCGCGGCACGCTGGTCCCCAGCGACGTGCAGTTGAGCATCACCCGCGACTACGGCGAGTCCGCCGCCGAGAAGAGCGACGAGCTGCTGCTGCACATGGGGGTCGCCGTGGTCGGCGTGGCCCTCTTGATCCTCATCGCGCTGGGCCGACGCGAGGCGCTGATCGTGATGCTGGCCATCCCCGCCACCCTCGCGCTCACGCTGACCGTCTTCTACCTCTACGGCTACACGCTCAACCGCATCACGCTGTTCGCGCTGATCTTCAGCATCGGCATCTTGGTGGACGACGCCATCGTGGTGGTCGAGAACATCGCGCGCCACTACCACCTGCCCGAGAACCAGGGACGCCCGCTGCTCGAGGTGGCGGTGCGCGCCACGGACGAGGTGGGCAACCCCACCATCCTCGCGACCATGACGGTCATCGCGGCCATCCTGCCGATGGCGTTCGTGGGCGGCCTGATGGGGCCCTACATGCGCCCCATCCCAGTCGGCGCGGCGGCCGCCATGGTGTTCTCGCTGATCGTGGCCTTCGCGGTCACCCCTTGGGCCTCGGTGCGCCTCCTGAAGCGCCGCGACGCGGGTCACGCCGGCGAGGGGGAGCACGGCGGCGGGCACGGGCACGACGCCCCCGAGGGCGCCTCGACACGCGCGTATCGCCGCTTCGTCGGGTTCCTGATCCGCAGCCGACGCGCGCGCTGGACCTTCCTGATCGGCATCCAGGTGCTCCTGCTGGGCAGCCTGGCGCTGGTCGCGGTGGGCTGGGTGAAGGTCAAGATGCTGCCCTTCGACAACAAGAGCGAGTTCCAGGTGATGGTGGACATGCCCGAGGGCACCACCCTGGAGGAGACCGCCCGCGTCACTCGCGCCCTCGCGGACGTGGTGCGGCAGCGCCCCGAGGTGGTCAGCTACCAGAGCTACGTCGGCACGTCGGGCCCCATCACCTTCAACGGCCTGGTGCGCCACTACTACCTGCGCCAGGGCAGCCACATGGCGGACATCGTCGTGAACCTGGTGCCCAAGCACGACCGCGACACCCAGAGCCACGACATCGCGCGGGCGCTGCGCGAGGAGCTGCTGCCGGTGGCTGCGCGCTTCGGTGCGACCCTGCAGGTGACCGAGGTGCCCCCCGGGCCTCCGGTGCTGCAGACGCTCGTGGCCGAGGTCTACGGGCCCAACTACGAGCGGCAGATCGAGCTCGCCGGACAGATCCGTGACGCGATGACCGCGCTCGACGGCGTGGTGGACGTGGACGTGTTCATGGAGACCGCCCAAGCCGAGCGCCGCTTCGTGGTCGACGACGAGAAGGCTGCGCTGCACGGCGTGAGCGAGGCGCAGATCGCACGGACGCTACGCCTGGCCGTGTCGGGCGAACAGGTGGGACGCCTGCACGACGAGCGCATGCCGAGCGACGTGCCCATCCGCGTGCAGCTCGACCGCGCGACGCGCTCGGACCGTGACCGCCTGCTGGCCACACCCATCGCGGGGGCCGACGGACGCGTGGTGCCCCTGCGCGAGCTCGTGCGCGTGGAGGACGGCGTCCAGGAGCACAGCATCTACCACAAGAACCTGCTGCCCGTGGTCTACGTGACGGGCGACGTGGCTGGGGCCATCGAGAGCCCCGTGTACGCCATGCTCGAGCTCGGGCCGGCGCTCGACGACATCGCGCTGCCCGAAGGGTACGCGTTGACGCAGCTGACCGCCGAGCAGCCCAGCGACACCAGCCGCTACGCGGTGAAGTGGGACGGCGAGTGGCACATCACGTACGAGGTCTTCCGCGACCTGGGCGTGGCCTTCGGGGTCGTGCTGCTGCTCATCTACGTGCTCGTGCTCGCGTGGTTCCGCTCGTACCTGGTGCCCATCGTGATCATGTCGGCCATCCCGTTCTCGCTGGTGGGCATCCTCCCGGCGCACGGGCTGCTCGGCGCGTTCTTCTCGGCCACGTCCATGATCGGCTTCATCGCGGGCGCGGGCATCGTGGTGCGCAACTCCATCATCCTGGTGGACTTCATCGAGCTGCGCTTGGCCGAGGGCATGGCGCTCGAGGACGCGGTCGTGGACGCGGGGGCGGTGCGCTTCCGGCCGATGGTGCTGACCGCGGCGGCGGTCATCGTGGGCGCCGGCGTGATCCTGTTCGACCCCATCTTCCAAGGTCTCGCCATCGCGCTCATGGCGGGCGAGGTGGCCTCGCTGCTGCTCTCGCGCATGACCGTGCCGCTGCTCTACTACTCCCTGCGCAGCCACCAGGAGGCGCGGGCGCGCGTTTCGCGTGGGGACGCCAGCTGCTACGGTGACGCCCATGGTGAACCGGAAGTCAGCGGCGCGTAGCGACGAGGCGCTCATCGAGCGGGCCAAGAGCGGAGACGGCGCGGCGATGCAGGCACTCCTCACCGAGCTGAGCCCCTCGGTGAGGCGCTTCGGCCAGCAGCTGTGTCGGCACGAAGCCGACGCCATGGACGTCATGCAGGACACGCTGCTGGCCGTGGCCTCGCACCTGGGCGACTTCGAGCAGCGCGCGGCGCTCTCCAGCTGGGTGTTCGCGCTGGCGCGGAGCGCGTGCAACCGTCGTCGCCGGGGACTGAAGAATCAGCCCCACCTGCCGGAGAGCTCGGTGGCGCACCAGGCGGACGACGGGGCGACCCCGGAAGAGCGGCTGGAGGCCGCGCAGGTGGGCCGCGCCATCGGACGCGCGCTGTGCGGTCTGCCCGACGCCCAGCGCGAGGTCATCGTGATGCGCGACCTGTTGGGCCTGAGCGCCGCCGAGACTGCCGAGCGGCTGGGCATCACCGTGCCCGCCCTGAAGAGCCGGCTGCACCGCGCGCGGACGGCGCTGCGCGTGACGTTCGAGGCGCTCCCTCCCGCAGGGGACGACGAACCGTGGGACTGCGCGCGGCTGCCGTGAGTCGCAAACCGGAGGCTGCTGGCGCGCCGTCGACGAAGGGGCGACTGAGCGCGGAGGGAGCGCAGGGCGTTACGTCGGGCACGCAACCCGAGCGCGCGCGCACGTTCGCGACATTTCCGTGAACCCTCGTGGTGGATGCCTGGCTCCTACGGGCGAACGACGATTCCCACACAAGGAGCCCCCCATGTCCTGGTTCACCCGCACCCCCTCCCCCTCCAACGACCGTGCCCGACAGCTGGTCGCCGACGGCGCGCTGCTGCTCGACGTGCGCACCCCCGCCGAGTTCGCCGAGGGGCACGTCGAGGGCGCTCTCAACATCCCGGTCCAGGAGCTGGGCGCGCGGATGGGCGAGATCCGCGGCCGGTCGAACGTAGTGGTCTACTGCAAGAGCGGTGGGCGCAGCTGCGCCGCAGCGGGGATGCTGGAGAAGGCGGGGCACCACGTGCTCGACGTCGGCGCCATGCGCAACTACTGACGCTGACGTCGCCGCATCGCGGGCGTCGACGCCGCTGGATTGCGGAGACGCGCCTCCGTACGCTCGCCCCATGGACTACGTTCTCCTGGTGCTCGGCGCGCTGTGCTGCCTGGCGCTGCCCACGCTGCTGCTGGGCGCCCCGTTGGCGGCGCTGGGGGTCTCGCAGGTTCGCAAGCGACCCGAGCGGCGTGGCGTCTTCGCGGTCGCCGTCGCCACCGCCAACGCCATGCTCTCGGGCCTCGTGTTCGGCGTCACGGGTCTGGTCATGGGGATGGGAGTCGAGAGCGAGGACGCTGGCGTCGTGTTGGAGTTCCTGCTCGGGACGGGCCTGTGCGGTGGCGCATTGCTCGGCTTCGCCCTGACGCTGCTGGTCGTGACCATGGCGACCCGCCCACGCACGTCTCCGAGCGCGCCAGGCGCGGTGGAAGGTGGCGTGGACGTGGGTCTTCACCGAGAGCGCGCCCTCCGTCGCGGACGCCGATGGCTGGTCGTTTCCGCGGCACTTCTCGTAGTGGGCGTCGCGACGAGCCTGGTGTCATTCATCTTCTCGCTCTCGCTCGGGCTCATCTCGCTCGGGCTCGCGGTGATCACCGTGCGCCCCCTCGCCCTCGCGTTCGTCACGCTCCACAGCCTCGTCGCGCTGCTGGCCGGTCGCCATGCGGTGCGCGCGCCCCGCGATGCACGCTCGACGCTGACCGCGGCGACCGTGATCGCCATCGCTGGCGTGTTGGCGGCCTCGACCATCGCGGTCTTCGGCCCATCTTTCTTCGAGTCGCTGCTCGACCGCGCCGCCGACGTGCTGACCGCACCGCGCTGACCTCTACCAACGCGCCGACGCGGCCGCGCCATCGCGGGGCGCTCGAGCCGTTGGGACATGGACGCGCGGGTCCCGTGAGTGGTGAAGCATGCTTCGCGTGGCGGCCCCGGATGGTCGGCCCAACGCTCTTCAGACCGGTTTGGGCGCGAAAGCGTCGCAGGTGCCCTGCGGGTGGATTGGCCCCGGCACAGCGCCGCACGTGCCGCACGCAGCAGCGTTCCCCTGGTACAGCGCGCAGGCGATGCACTGCTTGCTGGGGTCGGCGGATGCGTCGACGTAGTGGAGAGCCGAGCGGGTGGCCTGCGCCGTGGCGTCGACGGCGCCGGTGCACGTGAGGGCCTCGGGCTCACTCCCACCGCAGCCGAGCGCGCCGAGAGCACCGAGGGCGGCTCCAGACGCGGTGACGCGGGCGAGGAAGACGCGACGAGAGAGACGGACGGGCTGGTTCGTGGACATGCTGGGTTCTTTCAAGGTGTGATGGTGTTGGCGCCAGCCGTTGGTGCTGGAGCCGGGGCGAGCGCGCGCGCTTGCGCGATGATGGTGTGCAGCGGCTGCCCAACGCCTTCGTGGCGGGTCACGACGTGACCTTCCGCATCAATCAGGGTGATGAGGGCGCTGTGGGCGAACTCGCCGCTGGGCAGCCGACGGTACTGAATGCCGAGCGCCATCGCGAGATCTCGCGTGCCCTCTTCGTCGCCCCGCACCAGGCGGAAGCGCACAGGGTCGAGGCCGCGCTCGCGCGTGATGGCGCCCAGGCGCTCGGCCGTGTCGCGCTCGGGGTCGAAGGTGGCGGCCACCACGCGGAGGCTCGGATCGCCGACTTCTTCCGTGACGCGGGCGAGATCCGTGAGGATCAGCGGACAGATCGTGGTGCAGCTCCCGTAGAACATGGTGATGAGCGCAGGCGCCCCGCTCAGGTCCCGGAGGCGCACGCTCGCGCCCGAGGAGTCAGCGAACGCCACGTCGAGGTCGTGCAGCGTCGCTCGACGGTCCATTCCCTCGATGGCGGCCAGCGCCGTGTGCTCGTGCGCGGCGTGTCCGCTCGGTTCACCCTCTCCGCTGGCCGCTGGAGCGGGATGCGCCTCGTGGTCGTCATGACCGGTGTGCTCGCTCTCGTGGCCGCCACACCCGGCGAGCAGGAGGAGCAGGACTGCAGGGTTCATCTTGGTCATGGAGGGTCCCTTCATCGCGCGCACCGGAAGCCCAGGTTCGGGACCGTGTAAGACGCGCGCAGGCTGGAGCGAAACGCGTAGCGCATGAACGCGGCATAGTCGGCGGCGTCGCGCGCCGAGACGCTGCCGCCACCGCAGAACTGCGAGCTCTCTCCGTCACCGCGCTCGCGGTTGTCGGAGTCCACCATGGCGGCGTTGAAGTCGAGCACCCACTCCCACACGAGGCCGTGCATGTCGTGCACGCCGTGACGGTTGGCGGGTGCCGCGCCCACGCGCGCCAGGGTGCCGCGCGGGGTGCCGTACCAGGCGAGGATGCGGGCCACGAAGGCGGGGTCACGGCTCGCGTCGAGGCGCGTCTCGTCCGCCTGGGCCACCAGCTCCCACTCGTGCTCGCTGGGCAGCCGTCGCCCGAGCGACGAACAGTAAGCGCGGGCGGCGAACCACGAGACGTGCGTGACCGGCTGGCGCGGATCGGCGTCCCCGAGGTCGAGTGGCCCACCCCAGTGCGCGAGGTAGCTCTCGTCCGCGAAGAGCAGCGGCGTGGTGCCTCGCTGCCAGCGCGGCGCGCTCCGCACGAAGGCGAGGAACTGGGCGTTTGTGACTGGCGTCCGCTCGATCTCGAAGGCGGGCACCAAGACCGCCTCGGTGGCTGTCCCGCGGCCGTAGAAGGGGAAGAGCACGGCCTCGGCGACGGGCACCAGCGGCGTTCCGGCTGTCTGAGCGGCGCTGGCGAGCGCGACGCTGCCGACGAGCCCGAGCATGATGCTGGTCCACGCGAGGCCGTTCTTCACGGATGTGCGCCTGTAGCGGGGCGGGGCATGTCCCGGCGAGCGGTGGCGACGACCTCGTTGCTGACCGGGGGCAACCGGTTGCCCATACTGGCGCGCACGTACGTGAGGACGTCTGCGATCTCGTGGTCCGTGAGGTTGGCGAAGGCGGGCATGACGCCGTTGTACGGACGCCCGCTCACCGTGATGGGACCCGAGAGCCCTGCGAGCACGACGGTG contains:
- a CDS encoding efflux RND transporter periplasmic adaptor subunit, coding for MNPTHPTKSMKPMSSLVPRTFLAPSSLALVALFALGCGSAQADAPEHGGGEPDAVSVQVAQATEGPVAASYTGTGTVRGLNTATLTSRMMGYVRTLDATVGQRVTRGQLLATLDDADPRAGLLQARAGTLEAEAARVQYAQQADAAEADLRLARTTHERIQALAAERAVPQQRADEAAAALRAAEARFAASQSGMNRASSRIAQSQAMVQSARNALEYTRVRAPFDGVVLARPAQVGDLSAPGMPLYILEQDGGRRVEVALPESMVGTVSVGQAVTVRVEAAERVLTGTVGEVSPLVDPAARAFMVKVDLPADALDGVDPGMFARVLFPRPAEVRLTVPRAAVSARASLDRVFVVNDDVAELRLVTLGAAVDDEVAVLSGLSPGETVVVDAPATLRDRDHVEVRP
- a CDS encoding efflux RND transporter permease subunit produces the protein MSSEQPKSGMAGRLAGAFIGNKLTPVLIVSAVALGAFAVQLLPREEEPQIKVPMVDIFIGMPGATAREVEQRVSSPVERLVQEVPEVEYVYSTSSPGQSLVIARFRVGASEEDAILRVRDHLAAHADRLPSEATAPLIRPRFIDDVPVLAVTLFSERYDSAQLRRVADELRAELKQVPDVTEVQVIGGEAREVRVLIDPERLGARGLSPLAITQALASQNARMPAGSVAEGGRELLIETGAALENADQVRSVVVGAWEGRPVYLRDVAEVVDGGAEPASYVRFGAGAAAEHDEVAARAGESEWPAVTLAIAKREGTNAVAVVSAVMARLETLRGTLVPSDVQLSITRDYGESAAEKSDELLLHMGVAVVGVALLILIALGRREALIVMLAIPATLALTLTVFYLYGYTLNRITLFALIFSIGILVDDAIVVVENIARHYHLPENQGRPLLEVAVRATDEVGNPTILATMTVIAAILPMAFVGGLMGPYMRPIPVGAAAAMVFSLIVAFAVTPWASVRLLKRRDAGHAGEGEHGGGHGHDAPEGASTRAYRRFVGFLIRSRRARWTFLIGIQVLLLGSLALVAVGWVKVKMLPFDNKSEFQVMVDMPEGTTLEETARVTRALADVVRQRPEVVSYQSYVGTSGPITFNGLVRHYYLRQGSHMADIVVNLVPKHDRDTQSHDIARALREELLPVAARFGATLQVTEVPPGPPVLQTLVAEVYGPNYERQIELAGQIRDAMTALDGVVDVDVFMETAQAERRFVVDDEKAALHGVSEAQIARTLRLAVSGEQVGRLHDERMPSDVPIRVQLDRATRSDRDRLLATPIAGADGRVVPLRELVRVEDGVQEHSIYHKNLLPVVYVTGDVAGAIESPVYAMLELGPALDDIALPEGYALTQLTAEQPSDTSRYAVKWDGEWHITYEVFRDLGVAFGVVLLLIYVLVLAWFRSYLVPIVIMSAIPFSLVGILPAHGLLGAFFSATSMIGFIAGAGIVVRNSIILVDFIELRLAEGMALEDAVVDAGAVRFRPMVLTAAAVIVGAGVILFDPIFQGLAIALMAGEVASLLLSRMTVPLLYYSLRSHQEARARVSRGDASCYGDAHGEPEVSGA
- a CDS encoding RNA polymerase sigma factor — its product is MVNRKSAARSDEALIERAKSGDGAAMQALLTELSPSVRRFGQQLCRHEADAMDVMQDTLLAVASHLGDFEQRAALSSWVFALARSACNRRRRGLKNQPHLPESSVAHQADDGATPEERLEAAQVGRAIGRALCGLPDAQREVIVMRDLLGLSAAETAERLGITVPALKSRLHRARTALRVTFEALPPAGDDEPWDCARLP
- a CDS encoding rhodanese-like domain-containing protein, encoding MSWFTRTPSPSNDRARQLVADGALLLDVRTPAEFAEGHVEGALNIPVQELGARMGEIRGRSNVVVYCKSGGRSCAAAGMLEKAGHHVLDVGAMRNY
- a CDS encoding SCO family protein, with the translated sequence MTKMNPAVLLLLLAGCGGHESEHTGHDDHEAHPAPAASGEGEPSGHAAHEHTALAAIEGMDRRATLHDLDVAFADSSGASVRLRDLSGAPALITMFYGSCTTICPLILTDLARVTEEVGDPSLRVVAATFDPERDTAERLGAITRERGLDPVRFRLVRGDEEGTRDLAMALGIQYRRLPSGEFAHSALITLIDAEGHVVTRHEGVGQPLHTIIAQARALAPAPAPTAGANTITP
- a CDS encoding formylglycine-generating enzyme family protein — translated: MLGLVGSVALASAAQTAGTPLVPVAEAVLFPFYGRGTATEAVLVPAFEIERTPVTNAQFLAFVRSAPRWQRGTTPLLFADESYLAHWGGPLDLGDADPRQPVTHVSWFAARAYCSSLGRRLPSEHEWELVAQADETRLDASRDPAFVARILAWYGTPRGTLARVGAAPANRHGVHDMHGLVWEWVLDFNAAMVDSDNRERGDGESSQFCGGGSVSARDAADYAAFMRYAFRSSLRASYTVPNLGFRCAR